In Gossypium raimondii isolate GPD5lz chromosome 12, ASM2569854v1, whole genome shotgun sequence, a single window of DNA contains:
- the LOC105763112 gene encoding receptor-like protein kinase FERONIA encodes MNSPTNPQFVHFFFIFINYLCFTDAENIFLNCGSSSNSIDLNGREWAGDSTPGSKFIASHQPNETSIVSKATNLNPSIDPVPYLTARIFQSPFTYSFPVTPGHKFLRLFFNPSAYHGFQSPGDFFTVTAGPFTLLTHFSPSLTAQSLGLKTLDKEFCLHIQENQVLNITFSPSSVPLGAFAFVNGIEIISMPTHLYYISRARPMPNGFAVPNSTALELMHRLNIGGDSISPANDSGLYRRWLDDEACFVGSGDCVVNSTAPIKYWKIAPYVAPAKVYQTARCTNKQKSLSWNLTVDSGFTYFVRLHLCELHNHPEVTKHGRNKFVVRIGNGKTEAVEDVITWSGRRGVAVYRDHVVKMPKVGNYGKTHLFLSLGNNNSNNKLRALDSDPILNGLEVFKLSDSQSNLAAGVNPVSKIPEADKSRDRKLVFIISGATLAAFTLILLLGLTIFIFRRKESNEKDKSVTLRGLCRRFTLEELRDATNNFDRALVIGNGGFGRVFKGCIDGGTPVAIKALKPTSTQGSKEFEAEIKMLSDLRYRHLVSLIGCCDEGVKIIVYEYMPGGTLRDHLYSTKGPPLSWKQRLEISIGVARGIKYLHGENTKIIHRDIKPSNILLDDNLVAKISDFGLSRFGPTSLSRSHVTTGVRGTFGYVDPEYFETSRLSVKSDVYSFGVVLFEMLCARPAVDLRLDDEQPTLAEWVRHCIKVGKLKQIMDPNLKGQISPGCLKAYVGIALKCLNNDRHKRPTMAAVLKKLKRALELQECTDAASDDNGEDEEEIMNNNDKQLFLKPNKNAKVVHSCPTFWNKTISRKELLRFLSDRAGLKWSTPPSLPGLKTLCYNVSSYGTMSGEL; translated from the coding sequence ATGAATTCTCCAACAAACCCCCAATTTGTTcacttcttcttcatcttcatcaatTACCTCTGTTTCACAGATGCTGAAAATATCTTCCTTAACTGTGGTTCCTCTAGTAATTCAATTGACCTCAACGGCCGTGAATGGGCCGGTGATTCTACCCCTGGCTCAAAGTTTATTGCCTCTCATCAACCAAATGAGACATCTATTGTCTCAAAAGCCACTAACTTGAACCCCTCGATTGATCCAGTTCCATATTTGACTGCTCGAATTTTTCAGTCTCCATTCACTTACTCTTTCCCGGTTACTCCAGGCCACAAATTCCTGCGCTTGTTTTTTAATCCTAGCGCTTACCATGGATTTCAAAGTCCCGGCGACTTCTTCACTGTTACTGCTGGGCCTTTCACTCTCCTTACACACTTTAGTCCTTCTCTTACTGCTCAGTCTTTAGGGTTGAAAACTTTGGATAAAGAATTCTGTTTACACATACAAGAAAACCAGGTTTTAAACATAACGTTTTCTCCTTCTTCGGTTCCTTTGGGTGCTTTTGCTTTCGTAAATGGGATTGAGATTATCTCTATGCCCACCCATCTTTATTACATATCAAGAGCTAGACCCATGCCAAATGGGTTTGCTGTTCCAAACAGTACAGCCCTTGAACTGATGCACCGGTTAAACATTGGTGGGGATTCTATTTCGCCGGCTAATGACTCAGGCTTGTATCGGAGATGGTTAGACGACGAGGCCTGTTTCGTAGGTTCAGGCGACTGTGTTGTCAATTCAACTGCTCCAATCAAATACTGGAAGATTGCTCCTTATGTTGCACCTGCAAAGGTTTATCAAACAGCACGGTGCACAAACAAACAGAAGAGCCTTTCCTGGAATTTGACCGTTGATTCAGGGTTTACATACTTTGTAAGACTTCACTTGTGTGAGCTTCACAATCACCCCGAGGTAACAAAGCATGGAAGGAACAAGTTTGTTGTAAGAATTGGAAATGGAAAGACTGAGGCTGTGGAAGATGTGATTACTTGGAGTGGGAGAAGGGGGGTTGCTGTTTACAGAGATCATGTTGTCAAGATGCCAAAGGTAGGAAACTATGGTAAAACTcatctttttttatctttggGAAACAACAACAGCAACAATAAGTTGAGAGCTTTAGACTCTGATCCTATCTTAAATGGTTTGGAAGTTTTTAAGCTCAGTGACTCTCAAAGCAATCTTGCAGCCGGAGTAAATCCAGTTTCCAAGATCCCAGAAGCCGACAAGTCTAGGGACAGAAAATTGGTGTTCATCATCAGCGGAGCGACGCTAGCTGCTTTCACTCTCATCTTGCTACTTGGTctcactatttttatttttaggagaAAGGAAAGCAACGAGAAGGACAAGTCTGTGACACTAAGAGGACTTTGCAGACGCTTCACACTCGAAGAACTCCGAGATGCCACCAACAACTTTGACAGAGCTCTAGTGATTGGCAATGGTGGTTTCGGTAGAGTTTTCAAAGGCTGCATAGACGGTGGAACTCCTGTAGCTATAAAGGCACTGAAGCCAACATCAACTCAAGGTTCCAAGGAGTTCGAGGCCGAAATCAAAATGCTATCTGATCTCCGGTACCGGCATCTGGTATCTCTAATAGGTTGTTGTGATGAAGGTGTGAAGATCATTGTTTATGAGTACATGCCAGGGGGAACCCTCCGGGATCATCTCTACAGCACAAAGGGTCCTCCATTGTCATGGAAACAAAGACTTGAAATCAGCATTGGTGTTGCCCGTGGGATTAAATACCTTCACGGCGAAAACACCAAGATCATCCACAGGGATATCAAGCCCAGCAACATTCTCTTAGACGATAATTTGGTTGCCAAGATTTCAGATTTTGGTCTATCCAGATTTGGACCGACAAGCTTATCACGCAGCCATGTCACAACTGGTGTTAGGGGTACGTTCGGGTACGTAGACCCTGAGTACTTTGAAACTAGCCGCCTATCAGTGAAGTCCGATGTGTATAGCTTTGGGGTAGTTCTATTTGAGATGCTATGCGCTAGACCGGCAGTGGATTTAAGGCTCGATGATGAACAGCCAACCCTGGCAGAGTGGGTTCGGCATTGCATCAAAGTTGGCAAGCTTAAACAGATTATGGATCCCAATCTTAAAGGTCAGATTTCTCCAGGGTGCTTGAAAGCATACGTAGGTATTGCTTTAAAGTGCCTGAACAATGATAGGCATAAACGGCCAACAATGGCTGCAGTGTTGAAGAAACTGAAGCGTGCTTTAGAATTACAAGAGTGCACTGATGCAGCTTCGGATGATAATggtgaagatgaagaagaaatcaTGAACAACAATGACAAGCaactatttttaaaaccaaacaaaaatgcCAAGGTGGTCCATTCTTGTCCAACATTTTGGAACAAAACAATATCTCGAAAGGAACTGTTGAGGTTTCTGAGCGACAGGGCAGGGTTGAAATGGTCTACACCACCTTCCTTGCCTGGTCTCAAGACCCTTTGTTATAATGTTTCAAGTTATGGTACCATGTCCGGCGAGCTTTAA